The window gggggggggcggatCCCAGGCGGCAGCGGGGGGGCCCGCGGTCCCGGGCGGGGGCTGCATTCCTCTGCAGGGAAGGGGGGGTCCCCTTGCCGGGGCTCTGTCCTCTTGCAGGGGTTGGATCCCCTTGGAGGGGGGGCTTGATCCTGCTGGAGGGGCTGGATCCCCTTGGATGTATGGGGTGCATCTGCAGGAGCCAGAGAAGGGCTGGATCCCCTTGCAGGGGTTGGATACCTTTCGGGAGGGCTGGATCTCCCCGTAATGGGGCTGGGTACTCTTGTAGCGCGGGCTCGATTCTGTTGGAGGGGCTGGATCCCCTTGGATGTATGGGGTTGCATCCGCAGGAGCCAGAGGAGGGACTGGCTCCCCTTGCAGGGGTTGGATCCCCTTGTGATTTATGGAGTGCACTTGCAGGATCCAGAGAGGGCTGGATCCCCTTCTCAGGGGACTAGATTCCATTGCGGGGAGAGGGGGGAGCTGGATCCCTCTCTAGGGAGGCTGTATCCCCTTGCAGTTGGATTGATCCTGCTGCAGGGGCCGGATCCCCTTGAAGGGGATGGATCCGGTTGTGGATATGGGATGCACTTGCAGGAACCAGAGAGATTATTCCCTTTGCAGGAGGGTCTGGATCCCTTTGGAGGGGCTTGATCCCGTTAGGAGAAGCAGGGTGTGCTGGATCTTGCTGTATATATGGGATGCATGTGCAGGAACCAGAGAGGGCTGGACCCCTTGTGAGGGGGCTGGATTCCATTGCGGGGGGGCTAGATCCTGTTGCAGAGGCTGGATCCCGTTTAGGGGTGGGATAGATCCCATTGTGTGTAGTGGGTGCCTATGCAGGAACCAGAGGAAGGGTGGATCTATTGGGGAGGATCGGGGGATGGAGGGGTGGATTCCGTTGCAGGGAGCTGGATTCCCTTTTATATGTATGGGGTGCACTTACAGGAACCAAAGGATGGCTGGACCCCTTGTAGGGGGCTGGATTGCATTGCAGGGGGAGCAAGATCCTGTTGCAGGGGGCAGGATCCCATTGTGGCGGGGCTGGATCCCACGATGTGCATGGGgtgtgcatgtgcacatgcaGGAAGTAGAGGAGGGGCTGGATCCCCTTGCAGGGCAGCTGGGGGGGTCTGGACAGGGGGAAGCGTGGCTTGGGGGGGGCCGTGTCATGGTGGGGGATGTCACAGATTTGGGGGAGATGAATGGGACTGTCATGGGTACTGGGGAACCCACAGAGCTGGGGGCTTCTGCAGGGGTTGTGCCTTTGGTGCCCAGGAGAGGCTGTAAAAGACTCGGGTGCAACCCCCCTCCCCAAAAGATGCCTTGTTCTGGTGCGGGGGGGTTGAGATGGAGCAGGCGGGGACACAACGATCCCCGCCAGGGGTGCGGGGCACCTCTGacccctcttcctctccttgtcCCCCTCCAGCATCCGAATGGCCCCCCCAAAACGCCAGCGAGGCTGAGGGGCGAGGCCAGCGGTGGGACCCGGTGAGCGCAGACCCCCTGGGGGGGCCcagcaacagctccaggtccgGGGGGGCCGCGGCAGGGCCCCAGCTGGAGCCCCCGGGGGTGGGCGCAGCAGACAGCACGGACACGGCGGCGGTGCCGGAGGGGTGCGCGGGGTGCGCGGCCGAGGGTGCAGCCAGCGCCTCGCCCCCCAGGACGGGCCCGGCGGAGAGCGGCGGGGCCGCGGTCACCTGGGCCGGGGATGGGGCCGCGGTGGCGCTCGGCAGCCCCGAGGAGCCGGGGAGCGGCGAGAGGCCCACGCAGGCCTCCCTGCGCAGCCCCGCGGGGCTCGGGGGTCTCACGGCCGCCCCTCCGAGCCCCCCCGGCCCGCAGCTCGCCACCGACCCGCCTGAGTCcgacctgctgctgctggccgcGGGCTCGGCAGCGCCGCGGACCCCGGGGCCCGCTGAGCCCAGCCCCGTGCCGGCAGCCACGGGGGACTCGGGGCGGCCCCCGGAGATCCGGGCGGCCGCATCCAGCCCGGCCCCGGCGCAGGGGGCCCGCGGCCGGACGGATCTGACCTGGCTGCAGGAGCCTGTCACCGCCACCCCGCGCCCCGCCGAGCACCCCGCAGACCGGACGGCCTCGGAGATCATCGACGTCGACTACTACGACCTGTTTGAAGGGGGCGAGGGACTGGGGGGCTTCCCCGGGGGCGGCCGGGGGGCGGCTGGCTCGGCACGGCAGCgggagcaggatggggcagccacgcCATGGGCCATCCATGAGCTCTATGATGACTTCACACCCTTCGACGAAGCTGATTTCTACCCAACCACCTCCTTCTATGCCGATGGGGATGAGGAGGAtgagctggaggaggaagaggaggaagaggatgaggaggaagaaggggggcTGGAGGACGAGAATGGATACCGGCCGCCCACCTCAGCCCTGCCTGGTGCCCAGCCGGTGCCTCGGGGCCCCCGACCCACCGGCCGCCGCGACATGGCCCCACCACAGCCCTCCGGTGTCGTGGGGGGCAGCCCCACGGCGTGGCCAAGGCCTGGGGAGCAGGGCCAGCCAGGGAATGGCACCGAGTGCCGGAGCGGTTATGTGCGGCACAACAGCTCCTGCCGCTCTGTTTGCGACCTCGTCCCCAGCTACTGCCACAACGGCGGCCAGTGCTACCTGGTGGAGAGCCACGGGGCCTTCTGCCGGTAAGGGACGGGGACCCTGTGGGTCTGTGTGGGTTCTCCATTCCCATACATCCCATTCCTGGGTTTTCCAGCTCCATGTGCTCCATCCCTGAGTTCTCTGGCCTTCGTGCACCCCATCCTCAGTCTCTCTATCCCCCAATGCAGCCCATCCCGGGgccccccattccctgtatcctACCCTTGGCTTTCCAGCCCCCTGCACCCCAACTTTGGTCCTCCATCCCTTTGCATCCTGTCCTTGGCTCTCCATTCCTGTATATCCCATCCCTGGGCTCTCCAACTCCAAgtatcccatccctgtgctctCTGTCCCCCATGCACCCCATCCTCAGTCTCTCCATTCACCACTGCAGCCCACCCCTGGGCTCCCCATCCCCTGTACCTCATCATTTGCTCTCCATCCTCGTACAGCCCATCCCTGAGCTTTCCCCACCACCCATACCCCACCCCTGGGCTCTCCAACTCTGTGCACCCCATCCCTGAGCTCTCAGTCCCCCATGCAACTGACCTGTAGGCTCTCCATCCCCCTGCACCCCATGCTTGGCCTCTCCATCCCCATATATCCCACCCCCGGGGTCTCCATTTCCATGCACCCATTCCCACTCTCTCCATTCCCCTGCACCCTGTTCCCAGGCTCTGTCCCTGTACACCCCCTCCAGGtccctgtgcccctgcagccccatccccCCAGGACACAGAGGGGCTTTCCCTGCCTCCCGAGTGGCGGCTGGGCAGGAATTAGGTCAGGGCCATGCAGGCTCTGGGGCTGCCACACTAATCATCCCTGGCAGATTGCACCCGGGGAGGGCCGATGCCGGCTGTGCTGCACGGCTCAGCACGTGTTGTGTGGCTGGCACCGAGCCTGCCTGCATGGGGGGACACGGGCGTCCCCAACTGCCCCCACTGGGCAGTTGCTGGGGCTGAGTGGGGCTGGGGAACACAGGTGTGGGGGACGAGCATTGCCCTGCGCAGACCCCAAGGGGTCACTCTCCTCAGGGACCTGTTAAACTCAGCCCCCATCAGATGCCATCATCTCCCCCATTACAGATGCTGGTGAGCCCCCCACCATTTGGGACACACATTTTGGGGTGGGGGTCCCCTAACCGCCTCCCCTTGCAGGTGCAACACACAGGACTACACGTGGCACAAGGGTACGCGCTGCGAGGCCATCGTCACCGATTTCCAAGTGATGTGCGTGGCCGTGGGCTCGGCTGCCCTcgtggtgctgctgctcttcatgcTCACTGTCTTCTTTGCCAAGAAGCTCTACCTGCTCAAGACGGAGAACAGCAAACTGCGCAAGACCAAGTGAGTGCCATAAGGACAGCCTGGCACCCCTAAAACCGCCCCAAACCATGGGGGGTGGCATCCCCATAGCTGCAACAGTTTCAGTGGGCTCAGCATCCTGGCTGGATGCTGTCCCATCCCCGTGTCTGTGAGACCCCCTGTACTGACAGGGACAAGGTGACGGTGGGTGGGAAAGCTGGAAGCTGCCCTGCGGGGACATGGCTTGTGGCTCCTGCTCCGTGGTTAATCCTTTAAAGCTGCTCCCGACTGGCACCAGTTAATCTGCTTCACTGGGAGCTGGGGCCACCGGCTGGGCTCACCACACTGCCTGGGACCACTGGAGATGGTTCCCACTGCATCTCTGGGGACAGGGCTGGGGGTGAGCGACAGAGCTGGCATGGGTTGGAGGTTTGGGTCATTCTCCACCCACCTCCCTGGATCCAGGGAGGAGAAGGCCCTGCCTGCCTGCGTCCCTAATGAGCTGTTATGTAGTGTTTGGAAGAGCCAAGTGTCATTAGCAGCAAAGCTCCCTGCCAGCCCATGGGTCCCCTTCTCAGGCCCTGGGACCATGTGGCTCCTGCCTACCCTGGGTTGTCCTCACTGCTTCCCTGCCTACATCTGCCTGCACCTTCCCAGAGCTGGGGGCATTTAGCCCCAaacctccatccctgggaacATTTAGCCCGCAGAGTTCCAGTGCTGGGAGCATTCATCTCTCCCAACACCACGTTCATCCCAGAACACAGGGGCATGGAGGATGCTTGGTGGCATCCCCGGTCTCACCACTGTGCTCTCCTCTCCCCACGGCAGATACCGCACCCCGTCCGAGCTGCACAACGACAACTTCTCCCTCTCCACCATCGCCGAGGGCTCCCACCCAAACGTAAGGAGGCTTCTTGGCACCGTCCCCTCCTACCCTTGTCCATCTGTCCAATAATGTCTTGTCTGCCCTCTCCATCCATGGTTCTGGCACTTCCTGGGTGATGGCATCACCACTGGATCCCTCTGCACCCTCGTGTCCCCATCCTGCCATGGCCACCACTCCATCCCTTCACTTCCTGCAGTGCCACATCATGCACCAAATACCCAAACTGGCCCCAAGCCAGGCTGGGGGTCGCTGTCATCCCACTGTGCCCCTaccccatccccttccctccaAGTTCCTGATGGCTTTGGCTCTGTGTGGGGGATGGCTGAGCTGGCGTTTTCAGGGAGGAGACAGCCAGTGCAATATGGCTCTGTCAAACCATGCTCCATGCCTGTGCCATCGCtagggcagggctggcagatgacagccagcagcagtgggttATGCTGGAGGATGGAatgctctgggatgctgctggcttGGTCAGGATGCAGCTGCCGGCATCCCCCAGGGCTGCCCTTCCAACCTCCTGTCTTTCGAATTGGAACAGAGAGAAGCGAAGGGCTTTGCGGAGCGGGAGCCGGAGCCGGAGGAGCGTAGGTCCCTCTAGCCTTTGCCTTAGCCCACCCACTGCCAGTCCTCCCTGTCTTTCGACTGCCTTTAGCAGCCATAGCGTCTGCCACTGGCCATCCTGGCAGGAGGCTCCCGGAGCTGGCTCACTCCCTGCTGCACAGAGGATGAACCTTGGGATGAATTCAGTACCACTCCACAACGTCTCACTGGGCTCTGACCCATCCCTTGTCCCCTCCCGGATGTGGAGGGCTTGGTCCTGCAGTGGCACACGCACCTGGGATGCAGCACACTGAGGATGTGGAGGGGACAGTGGGGTCAGTACCCCGGGAAAGAGGTTTTTGGGGACATGCAGTGCAACCCTCTGCTGGGCAATGGAGCTTGGTGCTCATCCCATGGGATTTGTCCTGGTGCCAATGGCACAAGCCTCGGACTGACTGAGCACCTCTCATAGCATCACTGCATAGCAGGTGGAGGTTTCCATCCTCATATGACCATGGCTGCATGACACTGGCCCTTGGGTATCTCCATCCATCTGCCACTTGCcgggcagcactgggagcaccgTAACCACTACAATGCCAGcaggtgcctcaccaccatGGCTCATCCTGTCCTCACAGCCCACCATGCCATAGCTTATCCCACCCCACCAGCACCAACGATGATGCCGGGACTGTCCAGGAACAGACATTACCCACCAACACAGCTGGAGTCTGGCCCCGGTGCCAGCAGTGTGGCTCTCCCCATGGATATGGGACAAACTCTGGGCACAGCCCAACTGTTGGGAAAGATGCTTCTGGCACCTGTGGAGGGACATCAGGAAGAGGCATCCATTGGGAAGAGGTGGATCTGGCCAGTGGCATGGTGGGGCCAGCTGTACATTAACTGCAATAAATCCAATCCCTTGGGCCTCCTACCAAGTGCTGCTCGCTAAGGGAGTTACTGATTCTGGGGATGATGAGATGAGCTAGGcttgaaatgggaagagaaaTTGGGTAGTGGGGGTGGCTGAAAGGGGATGGGTAGGATGGCTCCTGTGGCCAGCATGGCTCTTGAGTGGCTTTGGGTGCTGGAGGTACCCCGTGGTGGGGAATCTGTGGTGGGGATGGGCAGCGAGTcaccagtgttcaaggccaggctggacagggcttggagcaacctggtctagtggaaggtgtccctgcccatggcagggggttggagctggatgagctttaaggtcctttccaacccaaaccagtctgattctatcattctgtgaccctctccctccctgctgtGAGCTCTCTGCTCCTCATGTGCTGGGATATACATTGCATGGGGGGACATTTTGAGTCACCTTTgggcagccctgcctgctgccaggggCTGCCTGCAAGGAAACAAAGCCCCGGCTGGGATGCCGGTGGGGACACCAGTGCCTTCACCCAGTTCTC of the Melopsittacus undulatus isolate bMelUnd1 chromosome 1, bMelUnd1.mat.Z, whole genome shotgun sequence genome contains:
- the CSPG5 gene encoding chondroitin sulfate proteoglycan 5; translated protein: MAPARPRTARALALLLAIGALASEWPPQNASEAEGRGQRWDPVSADPLGGPSNSSRSGGAAAGPQLEPPGVGAADSTDTAAVPEGCAGCAAEGAASASPPRTGPAESGGAAVTWAGDGAAVALGSPEEPGSGERPTQASLRSPAGLGGLTAAPPSPPGPPVPAATGDSGRPPEIRAAASSPAPAQGARGRTDLTWLQEPVTATPRPAEHPADRTASEIIDVDYYDLFEGGEGLGGFPGGGRGAAGSARQREQDGAATPWAIHELYDDFTPFDEADFYPTTSFYADGDEEDELEEEEEEEDEEEEGGLEDENGYRPPTSALPGAQPVPRGPRPTGRRDMAPPQPSGVVGGSPTAWPRPGEQGQPGNGTECRSGYVRHNSSCRSVCDLVPSYCHNGGQCYLVESHGAFCRCNTQDYTWHKGTRCEAIVTDFQVMCVAVGSAALVVLLLFMLTVFFAKKLYLLKTENSKLRKTKYRTPSELHNDNFSLSTIAEGSHPNDDPNAPHKLQDSLKSCLKDEEPFNIHNSTSPKHDGSSGKGEQDSSELNCLQNNLT